A portion of the Callithrix jacchus isolate 240 chromosome 21, calJac240_pri, whole genome shotgun sequence genome contains these proteins:
- the LOC103789631 gene encoding uncharacterized protein LOC103789631, with the protein MCCNYYKNSCGSSGYGCGCGYGSGYGCGYGSGYGCGYGSGYGCGYGSGYGCRYGCGYGCGYGSGYGCGYGSGYGCRYGSGYGCGYGCGYGSGYGCGYGCGYGSGSSCCGYQPFCYRRCYSCC; encoded by the coding sequence ATGTGTTGCAACTACTACAAAAACTCATGTGGTAGCTCTGGctatggctgtggctgtggctatGGCTCTGGCTATGGCTGTGGATATGGCTCTGGCTATGGCTGCGGATATGGCTCTGGCTACGGCTGTGGATATGGCTCTGGCTATGGCTGTCGCTATGGCTGTGGCTATGGCTGTGGTTATGGCTCTGGCTACGGCTGTGGATATGGCTCTGGCTATGGCTGTCGCTATGGCTCTGGCTATGGCTGTGGCTATGGCTGTGGATATGGCTCTGGCTATGGCTGTGGATATGGCTGTGGATATGGCTCTGGCTCTAGCTGCTGTGGCTACCAGCCATTTTGCTATAGAAGATGCTATTCTTGCTGTTAG